Proteins found in one Magnolia sinica isolate HGM2019 chromosome 5, MsV1, whole genome shotgun sequence genomic segment:
- the LOC131245086 gene encoding uncharacterized protein LOC131245086 produces the protein MPAISASKSIIPKKAQSSFPPFFISAQCLSFSPSLCRKFPTCLQTLSPPPSSRKTLILCKSSETELSATDIEWLEKLPDRKKPLYSHSLPCIEAWLKKLGFYQSREDRAVWFVEKPNWHAQLSLDVTDLYIRYLKSGPGDLEKDIERRFSYALSREDIENAILGGP, from the exons ATGCCCGCCATTTCTGCCTCTAAATCAATCATCCCTAAGAAAGCCCAATCATCTTTCCCGCCCTTTTTTATTTCTGCCCAATGTCTCTCCTTCTCCCCTTCCCTTTGTAGAAAATTCCCGACATGTCTCCAAACACTCTCTCCTCCTCCGTCCAGcagaaaaaccctaattctcTGCAAATCATCCGAAACTGAGCTCTCAGCCACGGACATCGAGTGGCTCGAGAAGCTCCCCGACAGGAAGAAGCCCTTGTATTCTCACAGCCTCCCTTGCATCGAGGCATGGCTGAAGAAATTAGGGTTCTACCAGAGCAGGGAAGACCGCGCTGTCTGGTTCGTTGAGAAGCCTAACTGGCACGCGCAGCTCTCGCTTGACGTCACCGATCTTTACATTAG ATACCTAAAGAGCGGACCAGGGGATCTCGAGAAGGACATCGAGAGGAGATTCAGTTACGCATTGAGTAGAGAGGATATCGAAAACGCGATACTTGGAGGACCTTAA